The Bdellovibrio bacteriovorus genomic interval GATTTGCCCAACCGTGGAAGTTTTGTCCAGACCAACCGTTAGAGTTGTTAGGAATTGCTTTAGAAGAAACCGTGGAACGGGGGCTGTTTTCAGGTGAAGACACCCAAGCAAACAAGGCCAATCCGTCGAACTTACGTTTTGTCATAGTTTCGGCGAAGAACACACGCGCCGGCTCGTTTTTCACAAGAACTTCGATGCCCGCTTGTTTCCATTGATTTTGCAAATAAACCTGAACCAACTCACGAGTTTTATTTCCCGCTGTTGTTTGGAATACCAAAGAAAGACGTTTGCCATCTTTTGCGCGGTATCCATCAGCACCCATTTTCCAGCCAGCTTCATCCAAAAGTTTACCGGCTTCACGCTTAGAATAGCGGTACACTGTGACCACTTTAGGATCTGCCGTGAACCAAGGATCTTTCGGAGACAGGTTGTGAATCGCCACTTGTTGTTTGCCTTCGAAAAGAGCTTTTACCAAGTCATCGCGATTGATGGAGTAAAGAAGAGCTTTACGTACACGCACATCTTTAAGAATCGGGTTGTCCAATTTAAGGTCGATGTGTTCGTAAGTCACGGACGGAACGAAGTGAACGTCATAAGGAAGGTTTTCTGTTTTAGCTTTCTTTTCAAAAGCCAAAGCCTGGTCGAAATCCAAACCCAAAGTAGAGATCATATCGATCGTGCCCGAACGAAGATTCGCTTCCATTGTTCCTGTATTAGGAATCAACTTCACGATGATTTTTTTGATCTGAGGTTGTTTGCCATAAAAATGAGGATTTGGAGCAAACGCCACGTGCGATCCCAATTTCACTTCAGAAATCACGTAGGGTCCGTTGTAAAGACCTGGGTTTGTCGCGTTACGAACATAGTTTGAGTTCTTTTCGTAGCCCTCTTTTTGTTTTCCGTACTTATCAAAAACCGGCTTTTCGATATGAGTAGGAACCGGGAAGAACTGAGCTAATTGATAGAAATCCCATTTCGCCTTGTCGTATTTGAACGTACATTTCTTAGGATTTTTTGGATCAATGTCGATTTTTTCAACTTGCGTCCAATTTTCTTTTTCACCAACGCTGACGTTGTTGCTAGTGGCGATTGTGTGAGCTGTGATGAAGTCTTGGCAGATAACGGGTTTTCCATCACCCCATTTTGCACTCTCAAGAATCTCCCAAGTCGCAACAACTTTCTTTTTACCACCGTCATCGACGATCTTAGCCGTGCCCTTGTCCAAAGAAGGAATTTCTTTAGCCAATTGAGCGACCCATTTACCTTCTGGTGTCAGGTTCACTAAAGAGCGGCCTACCAAACGGTACATGTAAGCAGAAGCCGACATGGTCATGATCAACGGATTCATCGTCTCAAATTCTTGAGAGATTCCGATTTTAAGCTCATTGTTAGATGGAGCAGCCAAGGCCTGACTTGTAAAGCCAACACCTGCTACCAGCATGAGTCCTTTCGCTAACTTATTCAACATACGTACTCCTTGTTGATTAAAATAATTCCCAAAAATTATTATTTTGCCGTCGTCAACCAACACGCCTTTTGATGCGTGCCTTCGCCCTCTAAAACTGGAATCTGTGAAGCACAGACATCCATCTTATGTGGGCAGCGCGGATGGAAAGTACAACCCGATGGTGGGTTGATCGGACTTGGAACTTCTCCACCCAAAGATTTCTTCATGACTTTTTTACCGTGACCTACGCGAGGAATCGCACTGATCAAAGCTTGCGTGTAAGGATGTTTGGGATTGCTGAAAAGCTCGTCGCGGGAAGCGATTTCCACGATTTTACCCAAGTACATCACCGCAATACGATCGCAAGTGTGTTCGATCACAGAAAGATCATGAGAGATAAAGATATAAGTCAGGTTTAATTTCTCTTGAAGGTCCTTCAGAAGATTCAAAATCTGCGCTTGGATCGAAACATCCAAGGCGCTGACAGGCTCGTCACAGATGATAAGTTCGGGATTCAAGGCGATGGCACGGGCGATACTGATACGCTGACGTTGGCCCCCTGAAAACTCATGCGGGTAACGATTGACGTGGGCTTTGCGAAGTCCCACAAGTTCAATCAATTCCAAAACACGGGCATTGCGTTCCGCCGGTGTCCCCACGTCGTGGATGTCCATCGGCTGACGAATGATTTGTCCTACGGTCATGCGTGGATCCAACGATGCATACGGATCTTGGAAAATCATCTGCATGTTTTTACGTTTTTTACGAAGAGCTTCGCCTTTTAAAGTTAAAAAGTCTTGCCCGTCAAAACTGATCGCACCACCTGTGGGCTCATAAAGACGAATCAAGGTGCGACCTAATGTGGATTTTCCACAGCCAGATTCGCCAACAAGACCTAAAGTTTCACCTTTACGAACATAAAGGGACACATCGTCGACAGCTTTTACGCTAGCCACTTCACGCAGCAAAAGACCTTTGCGGATCGGGAAGTGCTTTTTAATGTTCTTTGCATCAAGAATGATATCGCTCATTTTCTTCCCCGCAATTAAAGTGGATTAAAACAAGCCACATTGTGACCCGGTTTGATTTCCACCAATGGTGGTTTATTCGCCGTGCATTCACCTTTAGCGCGAGTGCATCTGTTTACAAACGGACAGCCGCGCGGAAGATCAAAAGGAGCTGGCACGCTGCCTTCGATAGTATTCAGACGTTTCACTCTTTCGCCGAATTTAGGACGGGAAGAGATCAAGGCTGCTGTATAGGGGTGGCGAGGGTTTAAGAAAAGTTCTTGGGTTTCAGATTGCTCGCATGTTTGTCCGCCGTACATAACTAAAACGCGGTCGGAAATTTCAGAAATCACTCCCAGATCATGGGTGATGAACTGAACGGTCATATTGAATTTAGCTTGGAGGGTTTGAATCAGCTCCAGAATCTGCGCTTGAATTGTTACGTCCAAAGCCGTCGTTGGCTCATCGGCAATCAAGAATGTAGGATCGCAAGAAAGAGCCATGGCGATCATCGCTCTTTGTCTCATACCGCCTGAAAGTTGGTGAGGGTAGGCGGTATAGCGCTCTTCGGGGGAAGGAATGCCGACCAAGCGAAGCATTTCAATCGCACGCTCTTTTGATTCTTTCGGAGAACACTTTTTGTGTTTCATAATTTGTTCATCCATCTGATAGCCGATGGTAAGAACGGGGTTTAAAGCTGTCATGGGCTCTTGAAAGATCATGGCCATTTCACCGCCACGAACTTCAGACATTGCGCCTTCAGAAAGTTTTAAAAGATCGCGGCCATTTAACAGAACCTGGCCCCCGGAAACTTGTCCCGGTTTTTCAATCAAACGCATCAAAGAATAAGACGTGACGGATTTACCACTTCCGGATTCGCCCACGATGCCCAGAGTCTGTCCTTTTTGGATGGAATAACTGATGTTATTCACCGCGCGCACAGGTCCGGCGTTGGTGTGAAAGGTCGTTTCTAAGTTTTTAACTTCAAGTACTGGAGTTTGCACCGTCACATGTCCTTCTTAAAGAAAGCGTCGAGTTTCTAATTCTTCCAAAATGGAAAGGCTGCCTTTTTTGAACGCCTTGCCGATAATTCCCGTGAGTTTATCACTAAAACTCTCATGATGTTCGTACTTTACTTTAACTATTTGATGCTGTTGTGAAAGATCGAGCAAATAATCGTCGCTGGTGCGGATTTCATCAACCAAACCCTTCGCGATAGCCTGTTCACCGTACCAATATTCGCCAGTCGCGACCTCATTCAAATTGAGATTCGGGCGGGATTTATGAACGAAGTTCTTAAACAAAACGTGAGTATCCTCAAGTTGTTCTTTAAATTTTTCTTCACCCTTGGGAGTGATTTCTCCTAAAAGGCTGACCGTGCGTTTGTATTCGCCCGCTGTGTATTCTTTGAAATCCACGTCGTGCTTTTTAAGAACGCGGTGAAGATTTGGAACTTGGGCGACAACGCCGATAGAGCCCACGATCGCAAACGGCGCACAAAGAATTTTGTTCGCCGTGCAAGACATTAGGTAGCCGCCGCTTGCCGCGACTTTGTCCACACAGATTGTCAGAGGAATTTGTTTTTCACGGATACGCAAAAGTTGAGAAGCCGCCAGTCCATAGCCATGAACAACGCCTCCAGGACTTTCCACGCGAACCACGACTTCGTCTTTGGGCGTGGCAATTGTCAGGATGGCAGTTACTTCTTCGCGCAGGTTTTCAACCGCTGAAGCTTTCACATCGCCTTCGAAATCAATCAGGAAGATTTTCTTTTCTTGATCGCGGGATTTGTTTTCAGAACTCTTCTTTTCTTCTTTAAGTTTTTTACGCAACTCTTTGCGTTCGTTTTTAGTTAAAGTTTGCGCTTTAAGAAGGGTTTTAAAATTTTTGTATTTCTTGTGAAGAAGTTCGACTTGAATTTCGTTTTTATGACCGGCCTTCGCCGCGACCATGGCGATCACCAAAATGACGGCGATGATGGCAAAAAGAATCAAAAATGTCTGCGCTGCGAAAATACCAATGTGTTCTAATGCGTTCATGAGGCTCCTTCGAACAAGGGCTTACGTTATTCAGGAATTGGCCAAAGGTCGAGCATCTTTTTTGTTTGCTCAAAAAAATTCTGGGAGCCTGATAAGCTGGTGCCAAGATGATCCATTCACGCGCGTTTTTCATCAGCATTGTTGTAGCTCTTTTTTGTGCCAATTCGTGGGCGCAAAATGCTGAAATTGAACGCCTTTCCGGTTTTGCTCAGCATCAAAAAAATCTCGATCAATTCGACGTCGCTCGTAGCAAAGGGGAACGTGCTCATCTCGAAGAAGAAGAACAGTGGGAGAACCAAAAACTGCGCGCCCTCGATGATTACAAAAAACGTAAATCGAGCGTGAAGATGAGTGAGGATGGCGCGGAAGCTCAAGCTGATGCGGCTGCTAAGAAAAAAGTGGCGCAGGAATATGAAAATTCTCGCGAACAGTATGCCGCTCAAAAATCAAAGCTTACAGCGATGGACCGACAAGCTCTTCATTTGCCCACCGAGGCTACAGAGTTAGGACTCGATGAATTGCGTCCGCGCTATGATTATCGCAAGCGTGCGATGTTTGGTGCTCAGACGAAGTTTGCTCGTCCTGGTTCTTCTTCAAGTTCAGGTGGAAGCAGTGGATTTGGTGGGGGAGGAGGCTCTTCATTCCCACCACCGCCTACGTTTGATGATTTCGGGGGAGGAGACGGAGGTTACGTTCCGGCTCCCAATATGTCTGATGATTTCGGTGATGTTCCGCCACCGCCGCCGCCGCCACCTCCAGGATTTGGAGATGATTTTGGAGGCTTCCAAGGTGGATCTGACTTCCCACCGCCACCGCCTCCACCGCCGCCTTTTGGTGATGAAGGTGGAGAATTCTAACTTTCTTTAATGAGTTCCTCTGTTGAAAGACCGGAGAACTCTTTGATGCCTCGCATGAGATACCAAAAGATTCCCAAGAGGAAAATAATAGAAGGAACCATGATGATGGCCATCGACCACGTCGTCATCTCTGCAATTTGATCGTTGAGCACTAAGGACTGTGCTTCCGATGACAAGTTTGAATCGATATTAATGAAAATACGTCGTGCCAGTACGAAGTTGCAAACCGCACTGAATGCGAAAGAAAGAGAAAGCCATATAGTCGCCTTTCTCATGTGATCGTGAAATTCGACCTGCTTGCCATGTTCTTTCAAACGGTCTTCCAGCAGATCTACTTTCATGATCGAGGGATTTAAAAACAAAGTCTCGATAAACGGGCGCTTCGTGAAAGCGGAACCCAAAACGAAAAGTCCCACGAGCGCTGGAAAGGCCGCCTCTTTAACGGCAAACCAGAATCCGTGCAGACCCAATAAAGCCAGGCCCCCTGTGAGAAGGACATTGAGAAGTCCTAGCGCCGAAAACGCATTGGCTTTTTTGCGCTTGATTAAATCATAGGCGCCGTATCCTAAAGGAAACGCCAGAGCTAAGATCAATGCCCAAAAGGGGCCGATGAATTTGCTTAATTTATTTAAAATTAAAACAGGAAGTACGATATTGAAAACGAGGTTCAAAAGCCCGTTTTCCTTTGGCGGATTTTCTTGGACAGATTGCATCCCAGCATAGTTGTCGGCTTATCTAAAAAAGGCAAGCTGCGCTGTGCGTAGAAATGCAAATTAGCACAGGGTCTACATAATCCGCAGAAATGGACTAACATGGGCTATGCCTGAATTAGCCGAAGTCGAAACAGTCCGTCGTCGCATCGAAGAGCAGCTTAAGAAAAAGAAAATCAAAGAAATCACTTTGGATAAAAGTGACCGGCACTTTTTCGCTTTTGCTCCCGTCAAAGAAGTCGAAAAAGCTTTGGTCGGTGCACGTATCACTGGGGCAGGTCGCAAGGGAAAGTATTTTTGGATCGAGCTGGATCGTAAACCCTGGCCGCTGATCCATTTAGGAATGAGTGGAAATACCACATTCTTAAATCCAAAGATCAAAGGATCATCTCACGAACATACCTGGGGAGGAGCGCAGCTTTGGAAAGAGCGCGATAAAAAACTTATTGAAAAACTTTGGTTCAGTCGACTGCTTTTACATCTAGAAGGTGGAGTTGAAATGTCCATCGTCGATCCACGTCGTTTCGGTCGTATGTGGTTGACGGAGGATCCGTGGACTCATCCACGCATTAAAAAGTTAGGCTATGATCCACTTTTAGATTTTCCTTCGGTGAAAGTGCTTTCCGAAAAACTAAAGAAAAGAAAAAAGGCGATTAAAGCTGTTCTATTGGATCAATCTCTCTTCGCCGGCATCGGCAATTGGCTCGCCGACGAGATCTTATATCAATCAAGAATTTCTCCACATCATCTGGCTTCGCAATTGACGCCGGCTCAAATAAAAAAACTGCACCAACAAACGCTCGCCGTCGTCAAAAAAGCCGTCGCCGTGGACGCAGACTACGAAAGATACCCTAAAACCTGGCTTTTCCACGAACGCTGGGGAAAAGCTAAAAACGCGAAAACTTCCAAAGGAAAAATCATGCATGAAGAAGTCGGCGGCCGCACCACCGCCTGGGTCCCAGGCTGGCAGAAATAAACAAAAGGTGCCGTGTTAAAGGTTGATCAAAGTCTAAGACTCGTCATTGCTTCGCGCTGCGACTGGTCAATTTCTGGAAATGCACTATTATAAGAGCATTGCCACAAGGTGGGTGCTCAAATGCCAGAACTTCCCGAGGTCGAAGTCGTTCGCCGCGGATTAGAAAAAATCCTTAAAGATGAACCCGTTTTAGAAAAGATCGAGTTGAAAAGACCCGATTTGCGCGAGCCTATTCCTGCTAAAAAATTAAGCACTTTGGTTGGGGAAAAACTTTTATCCGTAGAAAGAAGAGCGAAATATCTTCTGCTTTGGACGAAAAAAGGCGCGATGCTTTCACATTTAGGAATGACGGGGACGTGGCGCGTGGCTCCTCCCGGAGACGAGCGGTTGCACGATCATATCTATCTTCATTTTTCTGGAAATCTGCGTTTGGCTTACCGGGATCCGCGGCGATTTGGTTATTTTGATTTTGTGCAAAATCCCTTGGAACACCCGAAATTAAAGGGTTTGGGGCCAGAGCCCTTAACCAAAAACTTTAGCGGCAAAGAACTTTGGGAAAGTCTGCGCGGTAAAGAAGTCGCCATCAAAGTCGCGATCATGGATCAAAAGATCGTCGTAGGGGTGGGGAATATCTATGCCAGCGAAGCCTTGTTTGCGGCGGGAATTAAGCCCACTTTATCGGCGCAAAAGCTGTCACGGGAGCGTGCGGACGTGCTTGCAAAAGAGATTAAAAAAATTTTATCTCGGTCCATCGAACTCGGTGGATCCTCGATCAGTGACTTTGCTCAAGCCAGTGGAGAGAGCGGTTACTTCCAATCAACTTTCAGAGTGTACGATCGCGCGAAACAGCCGTGTGTGACTTGCGGGCAACAGGTGAAATCCAAAGTTTTGGGCGGAAGAAATACGTTCTGGTGTTCAACTTGCCAAAAATAATTTTAAAAATTCGTTTGCTATCCGGCGGCACTTTTGTGTAATTTGGTCCTTAGTCGAGTTTTAAAACAAAAATGCGGACCGTCTCGAAACGTTAAAGAACGTGGCTGAGTGGAATGCACAAATTAATAAACGAAGGGACAACAACAATGAAAGCAATCGTTATCGCTGCTTTGCTAGCACTTTCTTTCACAACTGGTTTCACTTGCTCTAAAAACCAACCTGCTGAGCAAGCACCTGCAACTACTGAAACAGCTCCTGCTACTGAAGCAGCTCCAGCTGAAGGTACTCCTGCAGCTACTACTGAAGCAGCTCCTGCTACTACAGAGACTGCTCCTGCAGCTCCTGCTGGCGAAACTAAGTAATTTTAGCCTTCGGGCAAAAATAGCTTAGAGCTACAAACGAAGCCCTCGAAAGAGGGCTTTTGTTTTTTCTCAGACTCTTCCTCATATTTTTTCTACCTTCCGTATATATAGACAAGCGTCTGAACCGCTTGCACATACTCACATTCCAGAGTCTAATTACTGTGTATCAATTTAAAGGATTAAAGGAGATACATCGTGGATTCTATCAACTCTCTTTATGGGTTTTTCTTAGAGAGCTGCACATGGGCCTGGGTTTTGGGCTCCGTCGCTCTTTTGTTGTTTGTCGGGTTCTTTGGCAGCCCGCTGATCGTGTGGACGATCGCGCTTGCAGCGATCTTGTTCGGTTTCGGAGCTCCAACATGGTTGTGGATTGTGTTCGCTGTTTTGGCAGTGATCTTCAACATTCCACCAATTCGCGCGGCCCTGGTGACTTCGGGCGTGTTTGGCATCTTCAAGAAATTTGAATTCTTGCCAAAAATTTCTGACACAGAAAAAGCGGCATTGGATGCCGGTGTGGTGTGGGTAGAAAAAGATCTTTTCTCTGGTAAACCTAACTTCACGAGCTTGATGAATGAGCCTTATCCAAGTTTGACGGCTGAAGAAAAAGCTTTCATGGACGGCCCCGTGAACACGCTTTGTGCGATGATCGATCACTGGCAAATCTATAAGACAAAAGAAATTCCACAAGATATCTGGGATTACATCCGTAAAGAAAAATTCTTGGGCATGATTGTTCCGAAAGAGTACGGCGGTTTGGGCTTCTCGGCTCTTTGCCATTCTGAAGTGATTATGAAACTTTCTTCGCGCTCTATTTCGGTCGCGATCCAAGTGATGGTTCCAAACTCTTTGGGCCCTGCAGAGCTTCTTGCTCACTACGGGACTGACAAACAAAAAGACTACTGGTTGCCTCGTTTGGCTGATGGCCGCGAGATTCCTTGCTTCGGTTTGACAGAACCCACAGCGGGTTCGGATGCCGGTGCGATCACATCAACAGGTATTTTATTTAAAGACACTGACGGTAAAATTAAGATCAAATTGAACTGGAATAAACGTTGGATCACTCTAGCGGCGATTTCTTCAGTGATTGGTTTGGCATTCCGTCTTCGTGACCCGGAAAATCTTTTGGGTAAAGGCGAGGACGTAGGTATCACTTGTGCCTTGATTCCTTCTAAAACTCCAGGTGTTGTTCTGGGCCGTCGTCACGATCCATTGAACACTCCGTTCTACAACTGTCCTACGCAAGGTAAAGATGTTGTCGTCGATGCTGAAGAAGCTATCGTCGGCGGTCTTGGTGGGGCCGGTCGTGGTTGGATGATGTTGATGGAGTGTTTGGCTGCAGGTCGCGGTATCTCATTGCCAGCTCAAGCAACAGGCGGCGCAAAACTTGCGACTCGCGTGACGTCAGCTCACTCTGTGGTTCGTCGTCAGTTCGGTGTTTCTATCGGTAAATTTGAAGGTGTTGAAGAACCTTTGGCTCGTATCGGTGCTTCGACATACGCTCTAGAAGCGATGAGAATCTACACTTTGGGTGCTCTTGATAAAGGTATCAAGCCAGGTGTGATCACAGCGATGCAAAAATACTATTCTACTGAGATGGGCCGTAAGTCGATCAACGACGCGATGGACATCATGGGTGGTGCGGGTATCTCTATGGGACCTCGCAACGTTTTGGCTGAAATCTATATCGCGACTCCAATCGGTATCACGGTTGAAGGTGCGAACATCATGACTCGTACTTTGATCATCTTCGGTCAAGGGGCTCTTCGTGCGCATCCATTTGCTTACGCAGAAGTAAAAGCTTATGAAGCAAATGATTTGAAAGCGTTTGATAAAGCCTTCTTCGGTCACATTGGTCACATCGTACGCAACACCTGCCGTGCGATCCTTCTTTCATTGTCTCGTGGTTACTTGGCAGCAACTCCAGACTGTCATCCACAAATGAAAATCTACTTCCGTCGTCTTTCTTGGACTTCGGCAACATACGCATTGCTTGCTGACGTAGCGATGGGCGTATTGGGTGGATCTTTGAAAATGAGAGAGAAAATCACGGGTCGTTTTGCGGATATCTTGGCAAATATGTATATCGCGACTTCGATCCTTCGTCGTTTCGAAGCAGAAGGTCGTCGTGAAGAGGATCTGGCTTTCGTTCACTACAACTTGAAATACAACATGGCTGAAATCCAAAAAGGTTTCGATGGTATCTTTGACAACTTGAAGATCCCTGGCCTTCGTTGGTTCTTCAAAGGTTGGATCGGTGCTTGGTCTCGTATCAACTCTATCGGTTCACAAGCTTCTGACGGTTGGTCCCACGCGATTGCTTCAGCGATGATGAAAGAAGGCGGCATCCGTGATCGTTTGACAGCGGGTATCTATATGCCAACAAATCGCAATGATCAGTTGGGTCGCCTTGAGTATGCAATGTCTGTGACTTTGCAAGCGGAAGCAGCAGAAAAGAAAATCAAAAAAGCCATCCGTGATGGAGCTCTTCCTAAGAAGAAGGCGCATCTATTGTTGGACGAAGCTAAAGGTAAGAATATTATTACTGAAGCTGAGTATAAACTTATGCAGGAAGCCGAGCCAGTTCGTTATGACGCTATCCTGGTGGATGACTTCTCAGAAGAACAATACCACGCAAATAAAGTTCTTTAATCTAGGACTTTGAATTGTGAGTGAAGCCCCGGCCTATTGGTTCGGGGCTTTTTCTTTTTTCGTGGCTGGGTTGGGCTTCGGGCGGGGCTTTGCGTGGGAAGGTATTTGTGGATATTTACTTTCGGGCGGCACGCCATCCGGGCTCATTGCCGCCGCACTTCGTGCGGTTCGCGCATCCATGCGCCGGCAAAGGCCTTTCTTCAGTAAATCTCCACAAATACCTTCCCACGCAAAACTGCTCGAATTTCCAATTCATCGTCTAAAAGGAAACAGCTTTGAACGGGTGTTTTAAAATAGAGAGTTTGAATGAAGAATGTTGGTGGATCTTTTCTTTTGAATCACCAAGATGGTTTTTCGTTGGGAGTGGGGTCCTGCAGACGGCAGATTTTTGGGATGGCTAGTGATTTTTTTGAGCGCCTGGAGGGGGGCGCTCTTTTTTTTAGCGGCGGCCAAAGGGTCTGCGGGATTTTGTTGTTAGCAGACGTTTTATCAATCCGTCGTCGTCTTCATCTGCTATTTCGCCGATGATTTCTTCAAGGATGTCTTCCATGGTTATGATGCCTACGACCGTGTCTTTGTCGTAGACAAGGGCCATGTGACTTTTCTTTTCTTGCATCAGTTTTAGTGCCTTGAGGGCGTCGTCGCCTTCGGCTACTTTGAGGATCGGTCTTACTATGGACGGCCAGTTGGTGTCGCCGCTACCGATATAGGTGATGAATTCTTTTGTGTGTAACAGACCTAGTGGGACGCCGGCCTCATTCACTACCGGAAGTCTTGTATGGCCAGAGCCTACGGCCAGAGTTAAGACCTCTGAGACGGGTAGATCCACGGAGACTTTTACGGTGTTTTCCCAATCAACCATCATATCTTCGGCTTGTTTGGCTTCGATATTCACGAGGTTGATCACGAACTGTCTGTGAGTTTTTGATAGCGAGTCGATGCTAATCGAAGTTTCTTCTGTCGGAGAAGGCTCTGCTAAAGCACCGCGCGCCGCTTTCTTTTGGAAAATGCGCACGATCGCGTGGGTCATATTTTCTAAAAGGTTCACGACGGGTGAAAGAACCTTATCGAAAGTGAAAAGGCCTTTTGCCGAGATCAACGCGATTTTTTTTGAGTTCTTTAAAGCCAAGCTTTTCGGCACGAGTTCGCCGATCACAACACTCGCGACAGTGATTGGAATAACCACGATCAAGATTGAAAGAGCTTCGGCAAAGTCCTCACTGATTCCGAAACGGCGTTCGAAAATAGGTGACAGAGATTCTTCAGCCCCCGCTCCGCCGACCGCCGCAGAGATGGCGCCGACCAGGGTGATCCCGATTTGCAGAACGGAAAGCGTTCTTTCAGGAGTGAGACGCAGGCGAAGTATCAAACTTGCGTTGGAGTCGCCTTTGTCGGCGAGCTTTCTTAATTCAACGCGGTTGACGCTGACGAAAGCCATCTCCACCGCAGAAAATACAGCATTCAGCGCTAGGCACACTAGCACTACTATAAATTCGATCATGGGGAGATCTCCGGTTTTAATAGAGAAAGAAATACTTTATAGGTCGGGTAAGGGTCAGGATCCATAGATTGAAAATAACGATATCAAATATAGCAGGGCTCTAGCTAAGTTATTTGCGCTGCGTTAATGAAATGTGGACATTCTAATTGCCTTTTATGTCGCTCCTAGGCAGAAGAAGCGGCACAGCAACTGTACATTCTTAATGACTTAGGGGGTCCCATGAAAATGATGACGATTGTTTTCTCTCTTCTTCTTTCATCCACAGCTTTTGCCACGTGGGCCGAAGACTTTGAACTTCTTAAAGATGTGCCTCGTAGTTACGAAGATTCCGGATCTATCTGTGAAGAAGTCGCGCGCATTGAAGTACAACG includes:
- a CDS encoding hemolysin family protein, translated to MIEFIVVLVCLALNAVFSAVEMAFVSVNRVELRKLADKGDSNASLILRLRLTPERTLSVLQIGITLVGAISAAVGGAGAEESLSPIFERRFGISEDFAEALSILIVVIPITVASVVIGELVPKSLALKNSKKIALISAKGLFTFDKVLSPVVNLLENMTHAIVRIFQKKAARGALAEPSPTEETSISIDSLSKTHRQFVINLVNIEAKQAEDMMVDWENTVKVSVDLPVSEVLTLAVGSGHTRLPVVNEAGVPLGLLHTKEFITYIGSGDTNWPSIVRPILKVAEGDDALKALKLMQEKKSHMALVYDKDTVVGIITMEDILEEIIGEIADEDDDGLIKRLLTTKSRRPFGRR
- a CDS encoding acyl-CoA dehydrogenase, translating into MDSINSLYGFFLESCTWAWVLGSVALLLFVGFFGSPLIVWTIALAAILFGFGAPTWLWIVFAVLAVIFNIPPIRAALVTSGVFGIFKKFEFLPKISDTEKAALDAGVVWVEKDLFSGKPNFTSLMNEPYPSLTAEEKAFMDGPVNTLCAMIDHWQIYKTKEIPQDIWDYIRKEKFLGMIVPKEYGGLGFSALCHSEVIMKLSSRSISVAIQVMVPNSLGPAELLAHYGTDKQKDYWLPRLADGREIPCFGLTEPTAGSDAGAITSTGILFKDTDGKIKIKLNWNKRWITLAAISSVIGLAFRLRDPENLLGKGEDVGITCALIPSKTPGVVLGRRHDPLNTPFYNCPTQGKDVVVDAEEAIVGGLGGAGRGWMMLMECLAAGRGISLPAQATGGAKLATRVTSAHSVVRRQFGVSIGKFEGVEEPLARIGASTYALEAMRIYTLGALDKGIKPGVITAMQKYYSTEMGRKSINDAMDIMGGAGISMGPRNVLAEIYIATPIGITVEGANIMTRTLIIFGQGALRAHPFAYAEVKAYEANDLKAFDKAFFGHIGHIVRNTCRAILLSLSRGYLAATPDCHPQMKIYFRRLSWTSATYALLADVAMGVLGGSLKMREKITGRFADILANMYIATSILRRFEAEGRREEDLAFVHYNLKYNMAEIQKGFDGIFDNLKIPGLRWFFKGWIGAWSRINSIGSQASDGWSHAIASAMMKEGGIRDRLTAGIYMPTNRNDQLGRLEYAMSVTLQAEAAEKKIKKAIRDGALPKKKAHLLLDEAKGKNIITEAEYKLMQEAEPVRYDAILVDDFSEEQYHANKVL